A single genomic interval of Rhinatrema bivittatum chromosome 12, aRhiBiv1.1, whole genome shotgun sequence harbors:
- the ACBD4 gene encoding LOW QUALITY PROTEIN: acyl-CoA-binding domain-containing protein 4 (The sequence of the model RefSeq protein was modified relative to this genomic sequence to represent the inferred CDS: inserted 1 base in 1 codon; substituted 1 base at 1 genomic stop codon) produces the protein MGMDHEQTDPQRQFQAAVSVIQGLPKNGSYRPSYEEMLRFYSYYKQATMGSCNIPRPGFWDPIGRYKWDAWNGLGAMTKDDAMAAYITEMKRVAQKVIDTIPVGETSEEMFKXFEPLYEVXFGNMPRPPETFFQKKAEGKWDHVTQGEHVRSEAQRNGPLVMQGGETKEDIRSLITPYETPTLSTPSLNEKELEQDLETALYQCDTEWVSTSRWRRSCRRRVAAEEALTSVSQVSTPTLEDKFGEGAEYSQVTSDSESEVFCDSLEQMELGQNQLLNDSCSSHCSINHGRQYEAGSWERSHVKPTAGRDRLVEMQLRPHREMSDGFLFSKDVKEACIPGRGERHIGKGNWTREAVGEVKGQPELTAQVIATVHELQDDLRGISARLTRLEALTASQRSWWPLTASNRTLVFLLLWPFFVHWLIKKFQSRKR, from the exons ATGGGCATGGATCATGAGCAGACAGACCCTCAAAGGCAGTTCCAAGCTGCGGTCAGTGTCATACAGGGTCTTCCTAAGAATG gcTCTTACCGTCCATCATACGAGGAAATGCTACGGTTTTACAGCTACTACAAGCAAGCAACGATGGGCAGCTGCAATATCCCGAGGCCAGGTTTCTGGGATCCCATCGGCCGCTATAAGTG GGATGCCTGGAACGGCTTGGGCGCTATGACCAAGGACGATGCCATGGCTGCTTACATCACAGAGATGAAGAGAGTGGCACAAAAG GTTATTGATACGATCCCAGTGGGAGAGACATCCGAGGAGATGTTCA TATTTGAGCCCCTCTATGAGGTGTGATTCGGGAATATGCCTCGGCCTCCAGAAACCTTCTTTCAGAAGAAGGCAG AGGGAAAATGGGATCATGTTACACAAGGTGAGCATGTTAGAAGTGAAGCACAAAGAAACGGGCCTCTGGTGATGCAGGGAGGGGAAACGAAAGAAGATATCAGGTCATTGATCACCCCGTATGAAACCCCAACACTCAGCACCCCGAGCCTCAatgagaaggagctggagcaggaccTAGAAACTGCGCTCTACCAGTGCGATACCGAATGGGTAAGCACTTCCAGGTGGAGGAGAAGCTGCAGAAGAAGggtggcagcagaagaggccctCACTAGTGTTTCACAGGTCTCAACCCCAACACTGGAAGACAAATTTG GAGAAGGTGCAGAATACAGCCAGGTGACTAGTGATTCAGAAAGCGAAGTCTTCTGTGATTCTTTAGAGCAGATGGAGCTTGGCCAG AATCAATTACTAAACGATTCGTGCAGCTCCCATTGCAGTATTAATCATGGACGCCAGTATGAAGCTGGAAGCTGGGAGAGGTCGCATGTAAAGCCGACAGCCGGGAGGGACAGATTGGTAGAAATGCAGTTGAGGCCACACAGAGAGATGAGCGATGGATTCTTGTTCTCCAAAGATGTGAAAG AAGCATGCATTCCTGGGCGAGGAGAGAGACACATTGGGAAAGGCAATTGGACAAGAGAGGCTGTTGGTGAGGTAAAAGGCCAGCCTGAGCTGACTGCACAGGTTATTGCGACTGTCCATGAACTGCAAGATGACCTGCGTGGTATATCCGCACGACTGACCCGCCTAGAAGCGCTGACAGCCTCTCAG